Proteins from a single region of Leptotrichia trevisanii DSM 22070:
- a CDS encoding S66 peptidase family protein — translation MKFLLKNFKSIKKEVRTINKKIVLLGLIISSLALNATNYRTVREAVKTNAATKSTNNQNTKNNTANEVIIPKGLKPGDTIGLIAPANYTNENSNAEVEYLTSRGFNVVYGQSFYSRWYGFGGTDSVRAKDINDMFANPNINAIFAVRGGYGGIRIVDKLNYDIIKKNPKIISGFSDNTTLLLAINEKTGLVTFHGPMADNLKNIPPVTENAFNKAFTSNESYNLLGFDDTYTIMKSGRGSGKITGGNLSLVVATLGTDHEINTDGKILFLEETNEASYRVDRMLKQLKLAGKFDKLQGIILGDFKNPKQSDPTDMTIDEVFYDNFGKLNVPIVKNFKSGHVRPFIAIPIGAKAVMDTYKREIMIEKATK, via the coding sequence TTGAAATTTTTACTAAAAAATTTTAAATCTATAAAAAAGGAAGTGAGGACAATAAATAAAAAAATAGTATTGTTAGGTTTAATAATAAGTAGTTTGGCATTAAATGCGACAAATTATAGAACAGTAAGAGAAGCTGTAAAAACGAACGCTGCTACAAAATCAACAAATAATCAAAACACAAAAAATAACACGGCAAATGAAGTTATCATTCCAAAAGGTTTGAAGCCGGGAGATACAATCGGTTTGATTGCACCTGCAAATTATACTAATGAAAATAGCAATGCGGAAGTTGAGTATTTAACGAGTCGTGGTTTTAATGTTGTATATGGGCAGTCGTTTTATTCGAGATGGTATGGATTTGGAGGGACTGACAGTGTCAGGGCAAAAGATATAAATGATATGTTTGCAAATCCAAATATCAATGCAATTTTCGCTGTGCGTGGTGGATATGGTGGAATCAGAATTGTAGATAAATTAAATTATGATATAATCAAAAAAAATCCAAAAATTATTTCAGGATTTAGTGATAATACGACATTATTATTGGCAATCAATGAAAAAACAGGGCTTGTAACATTTCACGGGCCTATGGCAGATAATTTGAAAAATATTCCTCCAGTTACGGAAAATGCTTTTAATAAAGCCTTTACAAGTAATGAATCCTATAATCTGTTAGGATTTGATGATACATATACAATTATGAAAAGTGGGCGTGGGAGCGGGAAAATTACTGGTGGAAATTTATCATTGGTAGTTGCGACACTTGGAACGGATCACGAGATTAACACAGATGGAAAAATATTATTTCTTGAAGAAACAAACGAAGCAAGTTATCGTGTGGACAGAATGTTAAAGCAATTAAAGCTGGCTGGAAAATTTGATAAATTACAGGGAATCATACTGGGGGATTTTAAGAATCCAAAACAGTCAGATCCGACAGATATGACGATTGATGAAGTTTTTTATGATAATTTTGGAAAATTAAATGTTCCGATTGTAAAAAATTTCAAATCTGGGCACGTGCGTCCATTTATTGCTATACCAATTGGAGCAAAGGCAGTAATGGATACTTACAAGCGTGAGATTATGATAGAAAAGGCTACAAAATAG
- a CDS encoding tetratricopeptide repeat protein has translation MKKLLLIGAILVTGAISFADAKSDYESAVKLAGQKKITEAVKVLEGVAKSNDAGYAQKANLELGAYYLQNNNITKAKPYLQAAWGNGQSTSPEAVEAARLLYLVGIQQKNKTEAEKYILWTDQKSGGTNADIVSSLIIFYFDNNEQSKGTARYNKAVQSANKDFVAEVNYNIGQYYLTKNNTAQAKSYLQKAYTGATDRVNGAGILLAEIAVNEKNPAQAEKYLLDMNTAAKGKNGQILGMLGTYYLQQNNPAKAEEYLAKTVAVEPKNASAKILLLGIYEVQNNTAKANSIYNQLKSATPKVTNKQIGTYFGSVGASALSEKYLQKAITEDKDNSAKVILGQVYAGQGKKAEAVKILQEAVNNKVNGAAEVLKQVQAMK, from the coding sequence ATGAAGAAATTATTACTAATAGGAGCAATCTTAGTAACAGGAGCAATTTCATTCGCTGATGCAAAATCAGATTACGAAAGTGCGGTAAAATTAGCAGGGCAAAAAAAAATTACAGAAGCTGTAAAAGTGTTGGAAGGTGTTGCAAAAAGTAATGATGCCGGATATGCACAAAAAGCAAACTTGGAATTGGGAGCATATTATTTGCAAAATAATAATATAACAAAAGCAAAACCTTATTTACAGGCAGCATGGGGAAATGGACAATCTACAAGTCCTGAGGCTGTGGAAGCAGCTAGATTACTATATTTAGTAGGAATCCAGCAAAAAAACAAGACAGAGGCTGAAAAATACATCCTTTGGACAGATCAAAAATCAGGTGGAACAAATGCAGACATCGTATCAAGTCTAATTATTTTCTACTTTGATAACAACGAACAATCAAAAGGAACTGCAAGATATAATAAAGCAGTGCAATCTGCAAATAAAGATTTCGTAGCGGAAGTAAATTACAACATCGGGCAATATTATTTAACAAAAAATAACACAGCTCAAGCTAAATCATATTTACAAAAAGCATACACTGGAGCAACTGATCGTGTAAACGGAGCAGGAATTTTACTAGCTGAAATCGCTGTAAATGAAAAAAATCCAGCTCAAGCTGAAAAATATCTACTGGATATGAACACAGCAGCAAAAGGTAAGAATGGACAAATCTTAGGAATGTTAGGGACTTACTACCTGCAACAAAATAATCCTGCAAAAGCAGAAGAATATTTGGCAAAAACAGTAGCTGTAGAACCTAAAAATGCAAGTGCAAAAATCTTATTATTAGGAATTTATGAAGTACAAAACAACACTGCAAAGGCAAACTCAATTTACAACCAATTAAAATCAGCTACACCAAAAGTTACTAACAAACAAATTGGAACTTACTTTGGAAGCGTAGGGGCATCAGCATTATCTGAAAAATATTTACAAAAAGCAATAACTGAAGATAAAGATAACAGTGCAAAAGTTATTTTAGGACAGGTTTATGCAGGGCAAGGTAAAAAAGCTGAAGCAGTTAAAATTTTACAAGAAGCTGTAAATAACAAAGTAAACGGAGCAGCAGAAGTCTTGAAACAAGTTCAAGCAATGAAATAA